In the genome of Lactobacillus intestinalis, the window TCGGTGCAATCTGTGGTCAACTTCTTATTATTACTATTTATTGGCCTTATATTAAAAAATCTACTAACGCAGACATTGTATTTGCTTGTTTTGCTACTAGTGACTGTGTTAACAGTAAGTGGAACGGTTTCATTTCTGAACTCGTCGGCACTGGTGTTTTAATGTTTGTTGCAATTGGTTTGTATAAAGGTATGTTCTTTAAGCAAGCCGTTGATATTGCCAATATTGGTGTAGGATTCTTAATCACCGCTTTGGTTATGGCACTCGGTGGTCCAACCGGTCCAGCACTTAACCCAGCTCGTGATTTTGGTCCAAGACTTGTTTACTCAATCTTACCAATTCCTAATAAAAAAGATGCTCATTGGAGTTATGGATGGGTACCCGTTGTAGCACCAATTCTTGGTGCCATTATCGGAATTTTCCTTTACAAGATTCCATTTGGTCTCTAATTTTTCAGGAAATATAAAAGCAGTCACATCTAAGTGACTGCTATTTTTTTACTTAATTTCAGCCAATGCTTTCTTAATTGGCGTATTTCCATTACTCATTGGGATTACTTTACCAATTGTATTTGGAGCATCTCTTAAATCAGCTAGAACTTGAGCGACATCGGCAATTGTATTTTTAGCATTTGGCTCAACACTCAAAGTAATCTTCCCTGTAGGATCTTCTTCTGTTAAATTACCTGGTTGTAAGATTGTGTAATCCAAGTTTGTTGAGTCCATCAAATAAGTATCTGCAAAGAATTTAGCAGCTAAATAATCTTCAAGGCCAGGAATCTTCTTCCATTTATCTACATCTAAGCTAAGCATTGAACTAAGCATAATGTAACGCTTAATACCCGCTTTTTCCGCAGCCATCATAGTTTTAATAGCACCCATTGCATCAGTTTGAATTAAATCTTTCCCACGAGAGCCAGCAGTAAAGTAAATAACTTGATTACCCTTAATTTGTTCAGCAATTTGATCTACATCTGCATGTAAATCAAGCTTATCTCTTTTGATTTCAGCCAAATCAACAATATTTTCTGGATGACGAGCAGCGGCAGTTACTTCTTCTCCATCAGCAACTAAATCTTTAATTAAGTCAGTACCTACACGGCCGGAACCACCAAAAATAAAAATTTTACTCATAAGATTACTTCTTTCTATAATACTTACTTTTTATAAGTATTATACATAAAACGATTTCAAAAGTAAACTAAAACGAATTTAATTGGGCCAAAATAAATCATCCAAAGTTTTATCAAGTGCCTTGCAAATACTAATACAAAGATTAACTGAAGGATTATAATTTCCTTTTTCAATTGCGGAAATCGTCTGACGCGACACCCCAACGATCTCTGCCAATTCTTGTTGAGATAAATCCTTACCCGCACGAGCAGCTTTCATTTTTAAATTTTTCATTTTTCGATTCGACTTCTATAGTTATAGTACAATTGAGCCATTCCGGATAACAGTAAAAAAAGCCCCAATGCCAAAAAAATAATATGATCATCCCATTCTCTTGGGGTCAT includes:
- a CDS encoding MIP/aquaporin family protein, yielding MEHTWVLKYFAEFFGTLIMVMFGNGAVANSFLKGTTGNAHDGKANGGWILIAFSFGFGVMLPAMLFGSISGNHLNPAVTLAQATAGVFPWTHVAPYIISQILGAICGQLLIITIYWPYIKKSTNADIVFACFATSDCVNSKWNGFISELVGTGVLMFVAIGLYKGMFFKQAVDIANIGVGFLITALVMALGGPTGPALNPARDFGPRLVYSILPIPNKKDAHWSYGWVPVVAPILGAIIGIFLYKIPFGL
- a CDS encoding NAD(P)H-binding protein, whose product is MSKIFIFGGSGRVGTDLIKDLVADGEEVTAAARHPENIVDLAEIKRDKLDLHADVDQIAEQIKGNQVIYFTAGSRGKDLIQTDAMGAIKTMMAAEKAGIKRYIMLSSMLSLDVDKWKKIPGLEDYLAAKFFADTYLMDSTNLDYTILQPGNLTEEDPTGKITLSVEPNAKNTIADVAQVLADLRDAPNTIGKVIPMSNGNTPIKKALAEIK
- a CDS encoding helix-turn-helix transcriptional regulator encodes the protein MKNLKMKAARAGKDLSQQELAEIVGVSRQTISAIEKGNYNPSVNLCISICKALDKTLDDLFWPN